From Azotosporobacter soli:
GACGTTGCGGACCGTCGTCTGCTGAACCGCCATGTCCGCTATTATGGCGACGATGTCGCCGCGGTCGTGGCCGAGGATGAAGTGGCTGCGGCGCAGGGCGCACGTGCCGTTAAGGTAGAATATGAGGAATTGCCGTTCGTGCTTGATCCGCAGGCGGCGATGCAGGACGGCGCGCCGCTCATTCACAAAGAGTTTCCGAACAACATTCTCAAACATACGAATATCAACATCGGCAACTATGAAGAAGCGATAAAGGAACCGGGACTGATCTGCATCGATAAGTGGTACGATACGCCTGTCGTGCAGCATTGCCATATTGAGAATTTCATCACCTATGCGTACGGCGAGAACGGCAGGACGGTCGTGGTCAGCTCCACGCAGATTCCGCATATCGTACGGCGCACGATCGGTCATGCGCTCGGCATACCCTGGGGCAGCGTCCGCGTCGTCAAGCCTTACATCGGCGGCGGCTTCGGCAACAAGCAGGACACGCTCTATGAACCGCTGGCCGCCTATCTTTCGATCCGCCTTGGCGGCCGCCTCGTCAAGCTTGATGTGCCGCGCGAGGACACCTTCGTCAGCAATCGCGTTCGTCATGCGATCCGTTTCCATGTCGTTTCCTGGGTAAGGCCGGATGGGAGCTATGTCGCCCGCAAGATCGAGTGCTTTTCCGATCAGGGCGCATACGCATCGCACGGACATTCGATCGTGGCCAAGGGGATGGGAGCGTTTCCTCAAATGTATCCTTGTCCCAACGTGCAGGGCGACGCCTATACGATCTATACGAACAAATCCGTCGCGGGTGCGATGCGCGGCTACGGCATTCCGCAGGCGATGTTCGCGGTGGAAAGCCATACCGATGATGTCTGCAAGGCGCTCGGTCTTGACCCGGAATCGTTCCGGCGCAAAAACATCATGCCGGTAGGCTACAAGGACAATTTCTCGAAGAACGAGAACTACTTCGACAGTTTCAATCAGTGTCTCGACAAGGCGATCGCGTATATGGACTATCGCAGGAAAGCCGAAGAATACAAAAAGCAGAGCGGACCAATCCGCAAGGGGATCGGCATCTCCTGCTTATGGTACAACACGGGCGTATGGCCGATCGCTTTGGAGCATTCGTCCTGCCGCATGGTCATGAATGAAGACGGTTCGATCCAGTTGCAGGTGGGAGAAACCGAGATCGGTCAGGGCGCGGATACCGCATATGCGCAAATGGCGGCTGATGTGATCGGCATCAGAGATTACGAGGATGTCCATGTCGTGTCCTGCCAGGATACCGACGTCACGCCGTTCGGTCTCGGCGCGTATGCCTCAAGGCAGACTTACGCCTGCGGCTTTGCGATCTGCCAGACTGGGCGCATCCTTAAGGCAAAGGTTTTGAAGCACGCCAGCGCGCTGACCCGCGTAGATATCGCTGATTTGGATGTGGAGGAGAGCAACATCATCCGCAAGACCGACAAAAGAATCCTGATGTCGCTTGGCGATCTGGCGACAGAGGTGCTTTACAGTCTTGAGAACAGCGAGCATATCACCGCAGAATCGAGCTATCAGATCAAGAACAACGCCTACTCCTTCGGCTGCTGCATCGCGGAGGTCGAGGTCGATATCCCGATGTGCAGGGCGCAGCTCGTGAAGATCATCAATGTTCACGATTGCGGCCGACTGATCAATCCGGCTTTGGCTGAGGCGCAGGTGCACGGCGGCATGTCGATGGGCATCGGATATGCATTGAGCGAGCAGTTGCTCTTCGACCCGAAGACGGGCAAACCGCTGAACAATAACCTGCTCGATTATAAACTCTCCACCTTTGTCGATCATCCGCACCTGGAGGCGCAGTTTGTGGAAAACTTCGAACCGACGAGTCCTTATGGGGTGAAGGCACTGGGTGAGCCGCCCGCAACGCCGGTCGCTCCGGCGATCCGCAACGCGATTCTCAACGCGACCGGCGTCGCGATCGACAAACTGCCGCTGAATCCGCACATCCTGTTCCGGCGCTTCAGCGAAGAAGGGCTCATTCAAGATCCTTGGAAGGAAGAGGGGAAATAAGCGATGTATGATATGAAGGAGTTATATGAGGCGCAAAGCATCCAAGATGCGATCCGGCTTCGCGTCGAGCATCCGGAAGCCGAGATCCTCGCCGGCGGAACCGATGTCCTGGTGCAGATGCGAGAAGGTAAACGCGCCGGCAAGGAACTGATCTCCATCCAGACGATCGACGAGCTGCGCGGCGTGCGCTTCGATGCGGCGGGCGCGATCCGCATCGGCTCGCTGACGAGCTTTTCTCACATCACCCGCGACCCGATCATCCAACAGTACATCAATGTGTTGGGCGAAGCGGTTGATACGATCGGCGGCCCGCAAATTCGCAATGTCGGCACGATCGGCGGCAATACCTGTAACGGCGTGACTTCGGCAGACTCCGCGTCGACGCTGCATGCCTGGGAAGCGATTGTCGAACTTGCGGGCCCGGATGGCATTCGTCAGTTGCCGATCAAGGAGTTTTACATCAAGGCCGGCGTCGTCGACATCCGTCCCGGAGAAATACAGACCGCGCTGATCATCCCAAGAGAGAGTTACGAAAACACGCACGGCTTTTACATCAAGTACGCGATGCGCAACGCGATGGATCTGGCGACGCTTGGCTGTTCGGTTAACGCCAGCCTTGCGGCGGATAAGAAGAGCTTTGCGCGCGTGCGCATCGCATACGGCGTCGCCGGGCCTGTACCAATGCGTACGCCAAGCGCAGAAGCGGCGGCAAACGGTCAGCCGGTCACGCAGGCGACGCTCGAGGCGTTCAGCCGGGCCGTCCTGAACGATATCAACCCGCGCGACTCCTGGCGCGCGGCAAAGGATTTCCGTCAGCATATCGCGGTCGAAATGGCCAAACGCTGTCTGAATGAAGCGGTGAAGCGCTGTGGAGGTGAGGTCCTGTGATCAATCAGTATCGTCTTGTGGAATGCAACCTTAACGGAAAAGACGTCTCCTGCATGGTCGATGCGAGGGCTTCTTTGACCGATATGCTGCGCAACGACTACCGCATGACTTCGGTCAAGAAAGGCTGCGAGGTCGGTGAATGCGGCGCCTGCAATGTGCTGATCGACGGCGAATGTTATAATTCCTGCCTCTATCTGGCGGTTTGGGCGAAAGGCAAGCGCATCCGCACGCTGGAGGGCCTGCTCGGTCCGGGTGGAGAACTCAGCGATATCCAGCAGGCTTTCATTGATGAAACGGGCGTGCAGTGCGGTTTCTGCACGCCGGGCTTCATCATGACCGCGCTCGAAGTGCTTGAGACCGGGCAGGAGTATGACGATGACGAGCTGCGCAAACGATTGAGCGGCCATCTTTGTCGCTGCACCGGCTATGAGAATGTCCTGCGTGCGGTGAAAAGGACGATGTATAAGCGGCTCGGCAAAGCGCTGCCGCCGGAATTCGAAAGAGCGGGCGAGCCGCTGCAGGCTAAGCAGCAGGGCGAAACCTGCGCGCAAAACGGTTGCCGCTAAGCGGCGCTTCCTTTTGACAAACCTTCCCGCAGGCGCTGCGTGTGCAGGCGTCTGGACGGGGTTTGTACTGACCGCCGTCGCCTTGGCGGAAAGTGGCAAGAGATAAAAGAGGCGGAACGCGCAGAATATGCCCGAGCAGAGGCGTCGCTGCGACGGATGGCGAAAAGCCGCGAAACGGCTCGCCAGGATGGGTGCGCAAGATGCTCTGTGTGAAACGCGATCATCAGGCAAAAGAAAAGGAGGTGAGGCACGGCAAGGGAAAGCAGCAAAGGCAAGAGTCGGTACTGGGTCAGAAAGGAATGGCAATGATTTCATAAGGGGGAATAGTATGAGCGCCAATCTGAAGGAGGCTTCTCGAATGGAACCGCCCAGAACGCAAGAGGGAATCCTGGAACGGATTTTTAAGCTGAAAGAAAAAAATACCGACGTAAAAACAGAGTTAATTGCTGGACTTACTACCTTCGTCGCACTCGCATACATTATTTTCGTCAATCCGAACATTCTGGCCGATGCCGGAATTCCAAAAGAAGCGGCGATCGCATCGACGATCTGGGCGACCGCGACCGCATCGCTGGTGATGGGGGCCTGGGCGAACATGCCGATCGCCGTTGCGCCGGGCATGGGACTCAATGCCTTTTTCGCCTACTATGTCGTAGGCGTGCTGCATCTGCACTGGACCGTCGCGCTCGGCGCCGTGTTCTTTTCCGGCATCCTGTTCCTGATCCTGACGCTCGGCGGAATCCGCCAGGCGATCATCAAGGCCGTACCGATGAATCTGAAATGCGCGATCGGCGTCGGCATCGGACTCTTCATCGCCTTTATCGGTCTTAAGAACGCAGGCATCATCGTTTCCGACAAAGCGACGTTCGTCAGCGTCGGCCACTTGACGCAGGCCGAACCGCTCTTAGCCTGTATCGGCATCATTTTTACCGCGGCGCTGATGGCGCGCGGCGTAAAAGGAGCGATGCTGATCGGCATCATGGCGGTGACCGCGCTCGGCATGGCCTTCGGCGCAGTACCGGTACCGAAAGGAATCGGCGATATCCTGAGCTTCCAACTGCCGAGCATGTCGGCGACGTTCATGCAGATGGACGTGCGCGGCGCATGGGAATACGGTTTGTTTTCGATCATTTTTACATTTACGATCGTGGAATTGTTTGATAATATGGGAACACTGATGGGCTTGACGCGCAAGGCCAAACTGATGGACGACAAGGGCGAGATTGAAAACATCGATAAAGCGCTCACCACCGATGCGATGGGTACGATTGCCAGTGCGGCTTTCGGCACATCGACGGTGACGTCCTATGTCGAAAGCGCCGCAGGCATCGCCGAAGGCGGGCGAACCGGTCTCACGGCGATCGTCGTCGCCGCTCTCTTCGTCGTCTCGCTGATCTTCGCACCGCTGATCGGCATCGTGCCGGGCTTTGCGACCGCACCCGCGCTGATTCTGGTCGGCGCTTTGATGATGGCCGAAATCAGCAGCGTCAGTTTCGTCGATTTCACGGACGGCCTGCCGGCTTTCCTGACGATCATCATGATGCCGCTGACGTTCAGCATCGCGAACGGCTTCGCTTTCGGCTTCATCAGCTACACGTTTTTGAAAGTGTTAACCGGTAAAGGAAAAGATGTGAGCTGGATCATGTGGGCGGTCAGCATCGCATTTCTCGTTAATTTCTATATGCGGCTGCATTAAGCAAAAGGAGGGGTGGTCATGCAAAAACCGTTGCAGGACTTGGTGGCTGTTGCGGCCGGAGAAAAACCGGCCGATCTGGTTCTCAAGAATGCCCAGGTCTTCCATGTCTTTACCGGTGAATTCCTGCCCGGGGACGTGGCCATCCAAGGCGGCTACATTGCCGGAGTGGGACGTTACAGCGGCAGGGAAGAGGTCGATCTGAAAGGGCGATATCTAACGCCCGGTTTTATCGATGGGCATGTCCATCTGGAAAGCGGGCTGGTCAGCCCAACCGAATTCGCCCGTCTGGTCGTGGCCGCCGGTACGACGACCGTCATCGCCGATCCGCATGAAATCGCCAATGTCGTCGGCGAACGCGGCATCCAGTTCATTCTTGACGCGACGGAAGATCTGCCGCTACGCGTCTATGTCATGCTGCCGTCCTGCGTGCCGGCAAGCCCGCTCGAACAGTCGGGCGCGGATCTTTCGGCGCAGGAACTGGAGCCGTTTCTAAAGCATCCCCGTGTCATCGGTCTGGGCGAAGTCATGGATTTTCCCGGCGTGCTCAACCAGGATGAAGCGGTTTTTGCAAAACTGCGCATGGCGGGAAACCGTCCGATCGATGGACATGCACCCGGTTTGGAAGGCTATGCCTTAACGGCCTATATTGCGGCAGGTATCGGCAGCGATCATGAATGCGTGACGCCTGAGCAGGCGCTTGAGCGTTTGCGCCAGGGCATGTATCTGATGCTGCGCGAAGGCTCGGCCGCGAAAAATCTTCTGCAGCTTCTGCCGGTTGTGACGCCTAAGACCGCCTGGCGCTGCATGTTCGTCACCGATGACCGTCATCCGGAAGATCTGGTGAACCTCGGACACATCAACCATCTGGTGCGGCTTGCGGTAAAAGAAGGGCTGGACGTCAGTCTGGCGCTGCAGATGGCGAGCATCAATGCGGCGAACTGCTTCGGCCTGCGCGATGTCGGCGCGATTGCGCCCGGTTACCGGGCCGATCTCCTGGCGTTTAGCGACCTTGTCTCTTGGCAGCCTGAAAGGGTCTGGCAAAACGGCGTCCTTGCCGCGGAAAACGGTCAGGCGCTGCAGGTCAACGCCCGCGTCGATGAGCGAATCGTACGCGACACGATGCATCTGGCCAGGGTCGATAAAGAGCAGCTGCGTCTGCCTGCCCAATCGCCGATCGCCAGGGTGATCGGCCTGATTCCTGGTCAGCTGGTCACGGAAGACCTGGAGCTGCCGGTAAAGGTCGTTGACGGCGCTTTTATCGCACAGCCGGAAAAGGATATCATCAAGCTGGCCGTATGGGAACGGCATAAAGGAAGCGGGCGGGTCGGCGTCGGCCTGCTGCGCGGTCTCGGCCTGAAACGCGGTGCGATTGCATCGACTGTTGCGCATGACAGTCACAATTTAGTGGTGGCTGGCGTGAATGACGAGGATATGCTGCTCGCCGTGAGACAGGCGGAACGGATGCAAGGCGGTCTGGTGGCCGTCGCCGACGGGTTGGTGCTCGGTTCCCTGCCGCTGCCGCTGGCGGGTTTGATGGCGGATCGCGAAGTGGAGTGGGTGCAGGAAGAGCTGGCGATTTTGCAGACGGTGGCGCGCGATCTGGGCATCCGGCCCGATTATGATCCATTCATGACGCTGGCGTTTCTTAGCTTGCCGGTCATACCGGAATTGAAACTGACCGATGCGGGGCTCGTCGATGTCGCAAGTGCGAAGATCGTTCCGGTATCCGTTTTGCAAAGCCGTACGGCAAACAGCAACGGCGCCTGAGCAAGAAGAAAAATAAATAGGCGATAAGGAATAAAAGATGAGGTGATCAGGCATGGGGGAAAAATCATGTCACCCGGTTGACCAAATGCTGCCGTTCGGACAGCTTTTCATCTATGGCTTGCAGCACGTTCTGGCGATGTATGCCGGCGCAGTTGCGGTTCCTTTGATTGTGGCCAATGCACTCGGTCTCGGTAAAGAGCAACTTATTTTTCTCATTAATGCGGACTTGTTTACCTGCGGTATCGCGACGCTGATCCAGACGCTCGGTTTCGGCAACATGGGGATTCGGATTCCGATGATTCAAGGGGTTACCTTTGCGGCGGTGACGCCGATGATCATTATCGGCCAGACCAACGGACTGCCGGCGGTATACGGCTCGATTATCGTCGCCGGTCTGGTGACGTATCTCCTCGCACCCTATTTCAGCAAGCTGCTGCGGTTTTTCCCGCCGGTCGTCACCGGCAGCATCATTACGATCATCGGCATCACGCTGATGCCGGTCGCGGTGATGTGGGCAGCGGGCGGCAACCCGAAGGCGCCTGACTTTGCCAGCATGAAATATATTGCGATGGCGTTCACGGTCATGCTGATCGTACTGGTCATGTACCGCTTTTTCACCGGGTTTATCAGCAACATTGCGGTACTGATGGGCTTGATCATCGGCACGATCATCGCGATTCCATTTGGCATGGCCAATTTTTCGCAGGTGAGCGGCGCGGCCTGGGTCGGCATCACGACGCCGTTCTGGTTCGGCTATCCGACTTTTGACATCGCTTCGATCGTATCGATGGTTCTCGTGATGTTGGTCGTCATGACGGAAACGACCGGCGACAGCATCGCGATCGGTGAGATCATCGACAAACCGGTGACGAGCAATGACCTGGCGCGTTGCCTGCGCGCCGACGGATTTTCGACCGTCCTGGGCGGGATACTGAACAGCTTTCCTTATACGGCCTTTGCGCAGAATGTCGGCCTGGTCGGCCTGACGCGCGTCAAAAGCCGCTTCGTCGTTGCGGCGGCGGGCGTCATCCTGATCGTTCTCGGTCTTGTGCCCAAGCTGGCCGCGGTTATCGCGGGCATTCCGAGCGCGGTGCTCGGCGGCGCTGGGATCGCGATGTTTGGCATGGTTGCCGCAAGCGGCATCAAGACGCTCTCCAAGATCGAATTCGAAGGCACGAATAATATCATGGTCGTCGGCATCAGCATCGGCATCGGCATGATCACGCTGGCGCAGCCGAACTTCTATCACGATTTCCCGAGCTGGATGCAGGTCATCCTGCACAGCGGCATCACGGCCGGCAGTATCGCGGCGATTTTGCTCAACGCCTTCCTAAACGGCGTGAAGCACGACGGCGCAGGCGGCATGACGCATGCGGAAAAACTTCATGAAGAAGCGGCCGGTTAAAATCGGCGCAGCGAAACACACACAGCGTGGTGCAAAGCGATTATAATGAATATAATAACGCTGCCGCGCTGTGTATTTTATTTCGCAGGCTGTGGGAGTAAAAATGAAAACGAAACGTTGCTCGTGTTTGGCGAGGTTTTTTTAACACGAAGAGGGGAAGAGGAAAAGAAAGATGGGAAGGGATTATTAATACAAAAAAATAACTCTAACTTCTCCTTAGCTTTGCACTTCTTCTCTTCTCTTCTTCGTGTTAAGACTCTGCCGTTTTCAAATAAACGTAGCAGCCTTTTTGATAAAGGAGGAACGGAAATGGGGATCGTGTTGCAGGGCGGCACTGTGGTAACGGCTGCGGAATGTTGCCGGACGGATGTCCGAATCGAAGGCGAGACGGTTGCCGCGCTCGGCAGTGACATCCGGCAGTCGGGCGATGAAGTGCGCGATGTGACAGGCTGCCTGCTCGTGCCGGGCGGCATCGACGCACATACGCATTTTGACCTGCCGATTGGTACGATGGCGACCGCGGACGATTTTGTCAGCGGCAGCCGCGCCGCACTCAGCGGCGGGACGACAACCTTTATCGACTATGCGACGCAGTTCAAAGGCGAGACGCTGCGCCAGGGCATGGCGAACTGGCATAAACGGGCCGCCAAAGGTTGTTATGTAGATTATGGCTTTCATATGGCGATCACCGATTGGAATGAAGCGGTGACGGCTGAATTGCCGGAGTTGGTAAGAAAAGACGGCGTGACGTCATATAAGATGTATATGGCCTACAAAGGCAGTCTGCAGGTTGCGGATGACGTCCTGTTCCAGGCTATGCAGGCGCTCGATCGTCTGGGCGCGATCCTTTGCGTGCACTGCGAAAACGGAGATCTGATCGTCGAACTGGCCAGGCAGGAACTGGAGAACGGTCACTGCGGCCCGCGCTATCATCCTCTCAGTCGTCCGATCACGGTCGAACTGGAAGCGGTGCAGCGTATCATTAAAATAGCGGAAACGGCGAAGTCGCCGGTCTTTATCGTGCATCTCAGCAGCGGCGCGGCGCTCGAAGCGGTGCGCGAGGCCAAGGCGCGCGGTCAGGCGGTCTATGCGGAAACTTGCCCGCAGTACCTGGTGCTGGATGAAGAGCGATATCTCCTGCCGGGTTTTGAGAGCGCCAAGTTCGTATTGTCGCCGCCGCTGCGCGACAAGGAGAATCAGACGATGCTCTGGAACGGGCTGAAGCAAGGCGTGCTCGATACGGTGGCGACCGACCATTGCTCCTTCAACTTTGTAGGACAGAAAGAACTGGGGCGAAGTGACTTCAGTCGCATTCCGAATGGCATCCCCGGCGTCGAACACCGCCTGGCGCTTCTTTATAGCTATGGCGTGCTCGCTGGGCGCATCAGCCTGAACGACTGGGTGATGCGCTGCGCGGCGCAGCCCGCGAAGCTTTTCGGCCTCTATCCGAAGAAAGGAACGATTGCGCCGGGCAGCGATGCCGACATCGTGGTCTGGGATCCGACGGCAACAGGAATGATCACGGCAAAAACGCAACAGCAGCGCGTGGATTATACGCCGTATGAAGGAATAAAGACGCAAGGGGCGGTGCGCCAAGTCTATCTGCGCGGTCAACTGGCGTTTGACGAAGGCACTATTTTGGCTGCGCCGGATAGAGGGCAGTACCTGAAGCGTAAACCGCTGATGAAGTAAAGCGTATAAGAAA
This genomic window contains:
- a CDS encoding nucleobase:cation symporter-2 family protein — its product is MGEKSCHPVDQMLPFGQLFIYGLQHVLAMYAGAVAVPLIVANALGLGKEQLIFLINADLFTCGIATLIQTLGFGNMGIRIPMIQGVTFAAVTPMIIIGQTNGLPAVYGSIIVAGLVTYLLAPYFSKLLRFFPPVVTGSIITIIGITLMPVAVMWAAGGNPKAPDFASMKYIAMAFTVMLIVLVMYRFFTGFISNIAVLMGLIIGTIIAIPFGMANFSQVSGAAWVGITTPFWFGYPTFDIASIVSMVLVMLVVMTETTGDSIAIGEIIDKPVTSNDLARCLRADGFSTVLGGILNSFPYTAFAQNVGLVGLTRVKSRFVVAAAGVILIVLGLVPKLAAVIAGIPSAVLGGAGIAMFGMVAASGIKTLSKIEFEGTNNIMVVGISIGIGMITLAQPNFYHDFPSWMQVILHSGITAGSIAAILLNAFLNGVKHDGAGGMTHAEKLHEEAAG
- the xdhA gene encoding xanthine dehydrogenase subunit XdhA, which produces MANVGKSVRRVDAFDKVTGRAKYTDDLCDKSALIIVVVHSTIAHGYVKAIDVSEAKKIPGVIDVITCFDVPEIDFPTAGHPWSTDPRHQDVADRRLLNRHVRYYGDDVAAVVAEDEVAAAQGARAVKVEYEELPFVLDPQAAMQDGAPLIHKEFPNNILKHTNINIGNYEEAIKEPGLICIDKWYDTPVVQHCHIENFITYAYGENGRTVVVSSTQIPHIVRRTIGHALGIPWGSVRVVKPYIGGGFGNKQDTLYEPLAAYLSIRLGGRLVKLDVPREDTFVSNRVRHAIRFHVVSWVRPDGSYVARKIECFSDQGAYASHGHSIVAKGMGAFPQMYPCPNVQGDAYTIYTNKSVAGAMRGYGIPQAMFAVESHTDDVCKALGLDPESFRRKNIMPVGYKDNFSKNENYFDSFNQCLDKAIAYMDYRRKAEEYKKQSGPIRKGIGISCLWYNTGVWPIALEHSSCRMVMNEDGSIQLQVGETEIGQGADTAYAQMAADVIGIRDYEDVHVVSCQDTDVTPFGLGAYASRQTYACGFAICQTGRILKAKVLKHASALTRVDIADLDVEESNIIRKTDKRILMSLGDLATEVLYSLENSEHITAESSYQIKNNAYSFGCCIAEVEVDIPMCRAQLVKIINVHDCGRLINPALAEAQVHGGMSMGIGYALSEQLLFDPKTGKPLNNNLLDYKLSTFVDHPHLEAQFVENFEPTSPYGVKALGEPPATPVAPAIRNAILNATGVAIDKLPLNPHILFRRFSEEGLIQDPWKEEGK
- the xdhB gene encoding xanthine dehydrogenase subunit XdhB — protein: MYDMKELYEAQSIQDAIRLRVEHPEAEILAGGTDVLVQMREGKRAGKELISIQTIDELRGVRFDAAGAIRIGSLTSFSHITRDPIIQQYINVLGEAVDTIGGPQIRNVGTIGGNTCNGVTSADSASTLHAWEAIVELAGPDGIRQLPIKEFYIKAGVVDIRPGEIQTALIIPRESYENTHGFYIKYAMRNAMDLATLGCSVNASLAADKKSFARVRIAYGVAGPVPMRTPSAEAAANGQPVTQATLEAFSRAVLNDINPRDSWRAAKDFRQHIAVEMAKRCLNEAVKRCGGEVL
- a CDS encoding NCS2 family permease; the protein is MEPPRTQEGILERIFKLKEKNTDVKTELIAGLTTFVALAYIIFVNPNILADAGIPKEAAIASTIWATATASLVMGAWANMPIAVAPGMGLNAFFAYYVVGVLHLHWTVALGAVFFSGILFLILTLGGIRQAIIKAVPMNLKCAIGVGIGLFIAFIGLKNAGIIVSDKATFVSVGHLTQAEPLLACIGIIFTAALMARGVKGAMLIGIMAVTALGMAFGAVPVPKGIGDILSFQLPSMSATFMQMDVRGAWEYGLFSIIFTFTIVELFDNMGTLMGLTRKAKLMDDKGEIENIDKALTTDAMGTIASAAFGTSTVTSYVESAAGIAEGGRTGLTAIVVAALFVVSLIFAPLIGIVPGFATAPALILVGALMMAEISSVSFVDFTDGLPAFLTIIMMPLTFSIANGFAFGFISYTFLKVLTGKGKDVSWIMWAVSIAFLVNFYMRLH
- the ade gene encoding adenine deaminase, with translation MQKPLQDLVAVAAGEKPADLVLKNAQVFHVFTGEFLPGDVAIQGGYIAGVGRYSGREEVDLKGRYLTPGFIDGHVHLESGLVSPTEFARLVVAAGTTTVIADPHEIANVVGERGIQFILDATEDLPLRVYVMLPSCVPASPLEQSGADLSAQELEPFLKHPRVIGLGEVMDFPGVLNQDEAVFAKLRMAGNRPIDGHAPGLEGYALTAYIAAGIGSDHECVTPEQALERLRQGMYLMLREGSAAKNLLQLLPVVTPKTAWRCMFVTDDRHPEDLVNLGHINHLVRLAVKEGLDVSLALQMASINAANCFGLRDVGAIAPGYRADLLAFSDLVSWQPERVWQNGVLAAENGQALQVNARVDERIVRDTMHLARVDKEQLRLPAQSPIARVIGLIPGQLVTEDLELPVKVVDGAFIAQPEKDIIKLAVWERHKGSGRVGVGLLRGLGLKRGAIASTVAHDSHNLVVAGVNDEDMLLAVRQAERMQGGLVAVADGLVLGSLPLPLAGLMADREVEWVQEELAILQTVARDLGIRPDYDPFMTLAFLSLPVIPELKLTDAGLVDVASAKIVPVSVLQSRTANSNGA
- the hydA gene encoding dihydropyrimidinase; translated protein: MGIVLQGGTVVTAAECCRTDVRIEGETVAALGSDIRQSGDEVRDVTGCLLVPGGIDAHTHFDLPIGTMATADDFVSGSRAALSGGTTTFIDYATQFKGETLRQGMANWHKRAAKGCYVDYGFHMAITDWNEAVTAELPELVRKDGVTSYKMYMAYKGSLQVADDVLFQAMQALDRLGAILCVHCENGDLIVELARQELENGHCGPRYHPLSRPITVELEAVQRIIKIAETAKSPVFIVHLSSGAALEAVREAKARGQAVYAETCPQYLVLDEERYLLPGFESAKFVLSPPLRDKENQTMLWNGLKQGVLDTVATDHCSFNFVGQKELGRSDFSRIPNGIPGVEHRLALLYSYGVLAGRISLNDWVMRCAAQPAKLFGLYPKKGTIAPGSDADIVVWDPTATGMITAKTQQQRVDYTPYEGIKTQGAVRQVYLRGQLAFDEGTILAAPDRGQYLKRKPLMK
- the xdhC gene encoding xanthine dehydrogenase subunit XdhC, which codes for MINQYRLVECNLNGKDVSCMVDARASLTDMLRNDYRMTSVKKGCEVGECGACNVLIDGECYNSCLYLAVWAKGKRIRTLEGLLGPGGELSDIQQAFIDETGVQCGFCTPGFIMTALEVLETGQEYDDDELRKRLSGHLCRCTGYENVLRAVKRTMYKRLGKALPPEFERAGEPLQAKQQGETCAQNGCR